The Iamia majanohamensis genome window below encodes:
- a CDS encoding DUF3040 domain-containing protein encodes MPLSEDEQRILQQIEQQFEEQDPDLAGEIGRHSVYAHHLRLMKFAGVAFGLGTVVLVAALAFEHSFLFAFGGFVLMLVAALWFERSLRKLGRAGVQQLTKSLRDRGFGDSLRGATDRARERLKRDGEPEDEA; translated from the coding sequence ATGCCGCTCTCGGAAGACGAACAGCGGATCCTCCAGCAGATCGAGCAGCAGTTCGAGGAGCAGGACCCCGACCTCGCGGGCGAGATCGGGCGCCACAGCGTCTACGCGCACCACCTCCGGCTGATGAAGTTCGCCGGGGTCGCCTTCGGCCTCGGCACCGTCGTCCTGGTGGCCGCCCTGGCCTTCGAGCACAGCTTCCTGTTCGCCTTCGGCGGCTTCGTCCTGATGCTCGTCGCCGCCCTCTGGTTCGAGCGCAGCCTGCGCAAGCTGGGGCGCGCCGGGGTGCAGCAGCTCACCAAGTCCCTCCGCGACCGCGGCTTCGGCGACTCCCTCCGGGGCGCCACCGACCGGGCCCGCGAGCGGCTGAAGCGCGACGGCGAGCCCGAGGACGAGGCCTAG
- a CDS encoding DNA polymerase IV translates to MTDPRTILHVDMDAFFASVELLRHPELRGRPVVVGGTGDRGVVAAASYEARSYGVFSAMPSSRARRLCPDAVFLAGDHDHYREVSSRVMDLFRAVTPLVEPLSLDEAFLDVTGARRLHGDGEAIARRLRRQVRDQEGLTCSVGVASVKFLAKLATGTAKPRPSRRGPVPGPGVAVVAPGGELAFLHPLPVEALWGVGPATLARLQRYGVRTVGDLAEVPRASLTSAVGQAHGRHLHDLAHGIDPRPVEPDQAPKSISHEETYATDRRDPDDLRREAVRMADAVAARLRRHGVAGRTVTLKVRFGDFRTITRSTTPGEPVATGAAVARLAKELLARVDVGEGVRLLGVGVAGLVAPGSGSGEQLSLLGLDDEAAEGEGPERADDVAWGRATDAIDRVRARYGADAVVPATLADPRGIRVARRGAQQWGPDAPGADEGT, encoded by the coding sequence GTGACCGATCCCCGCACGATCCTGCACGTCGACATGGACGCGTTCTTCGCGTCCGTCGAGCTCCTGCGCCACCCCGAGCTGCGGGGCCGGCCGGTGGTCGTCGGGGGCACCGGCGACCGGGGCGTGGTGGCCGCCGCGTCCTACGAGGCCCGCTCCTACGGGGTCTTCTCGGCCATGCCGTCGAGCCGGGCGCGCCGCCTGTGCCCCGACGCCGTGTTCCTCGCCGGTGACCACGACCACTACCGCGAGGTGAGCAGCCGGGTCATGGACCTGTTCCGGGCCGTGACCCCGCTGGTCGAGCCCCTGTCGCTCGACGAGGCGTTCCTCGACGTCACCGGGGCCCGTCGCCTGCACGGCGACGGCGAGGCCATCGCCCGGCGCCTGCGCCGCCAGGTCCGCGACCAGGAGGGCCTGACCTGCTCGGTGGGGGTGGCCTCGGTGAAGTTCCTGGCCAAGCTGGCCACCGGGACGGCCAAGCCCCGTCCCTCCCGGCGGGGCCCGGTGCCCGGTCCGGGGGTGGCGGTGGTGGCCCCCGGCGGGGAGCTGGCCTTCCTGCACCCGCTGCCCGTCGAGGCCCTGTGGGGCGTCGGGCCCGCGACCCTCGCCCGGCTCCAGCGCTACGGCGTGCGGACCGTCGGCGACCTGGCCGAGGTGCCGCGGGCCAGCCTCACCTCGGCGGTGGGCCAGGCCCACGGGCGCCACCTCCACGACCTGGCCCACGGCATCGACCCCCGCCCGGTCGAGCCCGACCAGGCCCCCAAGTCGATCAGCCACGAGGAGACCTACGCCACCGACCGCCGCGACCCCGACGACCTCCGCCGGGAGGCGGTCCGCATGGCCGACGCGGTGGCCGCCCGGCTCCGGCGCCACGGCGTGGCCGGGCGCACCGTCACCCTCAAGGTCCGCTTCGGCGACTTCCGCACCATCACCCGCAGCACCACGCCGGGCGAGCCCGTCGCCACCGGCGCGGCCGTGGCCCGGCTGGCCAAGGAGCTGCTGGCCCGGGTCGACGTGGGCGAGGGGGTCCGGCTGCTGGGCGTGGGCGTCGCCGGGCTAGTGGCGCCCGGGTCAGGCTCGGGCGAGCAGCTGAGCCTGCTCGGCCTCGACGACGAGGCGGCCGAGGGCGAGGGGCCCGAGCGCGCCGACGACGTGGCGTGGGGCCGGGCCACCGACGCCATCGACCGGGTCCGGGCCCGCTACGGGGCCGACGCGGTGGTCCCCGCCACGCTCGCGGACCCCCGGGGGATCCGGGTCGCCCGCCGGGGGGCCCAGCAGTGGGGGCCCGACGCCCCCGGGGCCGACGAGGGGACCTGA
- a CDS encoding NUDIX hydrolase, which produces MAPPPDARTPRRWLVGGGIVTSEAGVLLVQNRRRDGRLDWSPPGGVIDPGETLLGGLTREVAEETGLVVSAWEGPAYEIRAVAPDMGWELTVEAHVAVEVSGALGAEDPDGIVVDARYLAVDECPTLLDAAPRWVAEPLLDWLSDRAAAPRTYAYRVDGTLAGADLRVTRL; this is translated from the coding sequence GTGGCCCCGCCCCCCGACGCCCGGACCCCCCGCCGGTGGCTGGTGGGCGGCGGGATCGTGACCTCCGAGGCCGGGGTGCTCCTGGTCCAGAACCGCCGACGGGACGGGCGCCTGGACTGGTCGCCGCCGGGGGGCGTGATCGACCCGGGCGAGACCCTCCTCGGGGGCCTGACCCGGGAGGTGGCCGAGGAGACGGGCCTGGTGGTCTCGGCGTGGGAGGGCCCGGCCTACGAGATCCGCGCCGTGGCCCCGGACATGGGCTGGGAGCTCACCGTCGAGGCCCACGTGGCGGTGGAGGTGTCGGGCGCCCTGGGCGCCGAGGACCCCGACGGCATCGTCGTCGACGCCCGCTACCTGGCCGTCGACGAGTGCCCGACGCTGCTCGACGCCGCCCCCCGCTGGGTCGCCGAGCCCCTCCTCGACTGGCTGTCCGACCGGGCCGCGGCGCCGCGCACCTACGCCTACCGGGTCGACGGCACGCTGGCCGGGGCGGACCTGCGCGTCACCCGCCTCTGA
- a CDS encoding carboxylesterase/lipase family protein: MTTTDPAVGTVTTTTAHGPVAGTAPAGVAVFRGVPYGAPTGGEGRWAPPRPPAPWDDVLDCTATAVAAPQNPSLLETALGSPGLVFDEDCLRVNVFSPDLAGSAPVMVWFHGGGFETGTPSMSWYDGSRLAARGVVVVAVGYRLGALGYLDVGDVPGSGCFGLLDQVAALRWVAANAPAFGGDPDRVTVFGESAGAMSIGALLGAPGARGLFHRAVLQSGSTHNVHTPATAARVAAQLADAAGVAPGDLEALRALDLDQVLAAQAAVGREGDSSYGLPWQPVVGSEEVPRPPLDAVRDGAAADVALLVGTTLEEMKLFPLITPSLYDVDDPALVARVAAYEAQVGRDHGSLLAAYAERTGTLPPSERFLALLTDLVFRIPAIRLAEAQAAHGADVRMYLFAEGSDAFGGVLGSCHAMDLPFAWDNLDAPGTQVLFGEITEGRRRLARQMGDAWTAFARGVDDPAPHDGPAWPRYEPGRRATLWLSADGLEVVDDPFGDERSWWDGLDAGLTDDLPLGG, encoded by the coding sequence ATGACCACCACCGACCCGGCTGTCGGGACCGTCACCACGACCACCGCCCACGGGCCCGTCGCCGGCACCGCGCCCGCAGGCGTGGCCGTCTTCCGGGGGGTCCCCTACGGCGCCCCGACGGGGGGCGAGGGGAGGTGGGCGCCGCCCCGCCCGCCGGCCCCCTGGGACGACGTGCTCGACTGCACCGCCACCGCGGTGGCGGCCCCCCAGAACCCGTCCCTGCTGGAGACGGCCCTGGGCTCGCCCGGCCTCGTCTTCGACGAGGACTGCCTGCGGGTGAACGTGTTCAGCCCCGACCTGGCCGGGTCGGCGCCGGTGATGGTGTGGTTCCACGGCGGCGGCTTCGAGACGGGCACGCCGTCGATGTCGTGGTACGACGGCTCCCGCCTGGCCGCCCGGGGCGTGGTGGTCGTGGCCGTGGGCTACCGCCTCGGCGCGCTCGGCTACCTCGACGTGGGCGACGTCCCGGGGAGCGGCTGCTTCGGCCTCCTCGACCAGGTCGCCGCCCTCCGGTGGGTGGCCGCCAACGCGCCCGCCTTCGGGGGCGACCCCGACCGCGTCACCGTCTTCGGCGAGTCCGCCGGGGCCATGAGCATCGGCGCCCTGCTCGGCGCCCCCGGTGCCCGGGGCCTGTTCCACCGGGCCGTGCTCCAGAGCGGGTCCACCCACAACGTCCACACCCCGGCCACCGCCGCCCGGGTGGCGGCGCAGCTCGCCGACGCCGCGGGCGTGGCGCCGGGCGACCTCGAGGCCCTGCGGGCCCTCGACCTCGACCAGGTCCTGGCCGCCCAGGCCGCGGTGGGCCGGGAGGGGGACTCCAGCTACGGCCTGCCCTGGCAGCCCGTCGTCGGCTCCGAGGAGGTGCCCCGGCCGCCGCTCGACGCCGTGCGCGACGGCGCCGCGGCCGACGTGGCCCTCCTCGTGGGCACGACGCTGGAGGAGATGAAGCTCTTCCCGCTCATCACCCCGTCGCTCTACGACGTGGACGACCCCGCCCTCGTCGCCCGGGTGGCGGCCTACGAGGCCCAGGTGGGCCGGGACCACGGCAGCCTGCTGGCCGCCTACGCCGAGCGCACCGGGACCCTGCCCCCCTCGGAGCGCTTCCTCGCCCTGCTCACCGACCTGGTGTTCCGCATCCCCGCCATCCGCCTGGCCGAGGCCCAGGCGGCCCACGGCGCCGACGTGCGCATGTACCTCTTCGCCGAGGGCAGCGACGCCTTCGGCGGGGTGCTGGGGTCGTGCCACGCCATGGACCTGCCCTTCGCCTGGGACAACCTCGACGCCCCCGGCACCCAGGTGCTCTTCGGGGAGATCACCGAGGGCCGCCGCCGCCTGGCCCGCCAGATGGGCGACGCCTGGACCGCCTTCGCCCGGGGCGTCGACGACCCCGCACCCCACGACGGGCCGGCCTGGCCCCGCTACGAGCCCGGGCGCCGGGCCACCCTGTGGCTCTCGGCCGACGGCCTCGAGGTCGTCGACGACCCGTTCGGCGACGAGCGGAGCTGGTGGGACGGCCTCGACGCCGGCCTCACCGACGACCTGCCGCTCGGCGGCTGA